In Burkholderia contaminans, the following proteins share a genomic window:
- a CDS encoding methyltransferase, whose translation MTDFPVFHWTDADGADHAVRWRSEAGVQPPKRAVLADDRLTADAAYRLACEGTALVWQGDFQNARQLVQAMARRVERKPKKAKAAAGVDAFNLHRLAQSQRARTLGMLLIPLDADYTIPLRRAPDVRAACEEAYGPGGAPSVVSLRELLGLVGAHEWRKKGVPIPALGGAPIHPHYGVFSPVRGEYVELVARAPLPATSLAFDIGTGTGVLAAVLASRGVERVVATDQDPRALACARENIERLGHARRVEVVEADLFPAGRAPLVVCNPPWVPARPSAPIEYAVYDPDSRMLRGFLAGLAAHLEPGGEGWLILSDFAEHLGLRPRDTLLQWIDEAGLVVLGRDDIRPAHPKAMDADDPLHAARQAEVTSLWRLGARA comes from the coding sequence GTGACCGATTTCCCTGTTTTCCACTGGACCGACGCCGACGGCGCCGATCATGCCGTGCGCTGGCGCTCCGAAGCCGGCGTGCAACCGCCGAAGCGCGCGGTGCTCGCCGACGACCGCCTCACCGCCGACGCGGCGTACCGTCTCGCCTGCGAGGGTACCGCGCTCGTCTGGCAGGGCGATTTCCAGAATGCGCGCCAGCTCGTGCAGGCGATGGCGCGCCGTGTCGAGCGCAAGCCGAAGAAGGCGAAAGCCGCGGCCGGCGTCGACGCATTCAACCTGCATCGTCTCGCGCAGTCGCAGCGCGCCCGCACGCTTGGGATGCTGCTGATCCCGCTCGACGCCGACTACACGATTCCGCTGCGCCGCGCGCCCGACGTGCGCGCCGCATGCGAAGAGGCGTACGGGCCCGGCGGCGCGCCGTCGGTCGTGTCGCTGCGCGAACTGCTCGGCCTCGTCGGTGCGCACGAATGGCGCAAGAAAGGGGTGCCGATCCCGGCGCTCGGCGGCGCGCCGATCCACCCGCACTACGGCGTGTTCTCGCCGGTGCGCGGCGAATACGTCGAACTGGTCGCGCGTGCGCCGCTGCCGGCGACGTCGCTCGCGTTCGATATCGGCACGGGCACCGGCGTGCTGGCGGCCGTGCTTGCGTCGCGCGGCGTCGAGCGTGTCGTCGCGACCGACCAGGATCCACGCGCGCTCGCCTGTGCGCGGGAGAACATCGAACGACTGGGCCACGCGCGGCGCGTCGAAGTCGTCGAGGCGGATCTGTTCCCGGCCGGCCGTGCGCCGCTCGTGGTCTGCAACCCGCCGTGGGTGCCGGCTCGGCCGAGCGCCCCGATCGAATATGCGGTCTACGATCCGGACAGCCGCATGCTGCGCGGTTTTCTCGCAGGGCTCGCCGCGCACCTCGAGCCGGGCGGTGAAGGCTGGCTGATCCTGTCCGATTTCGCCGAGCATCTCGGCCTGCGGCCGCGCGACACGCTGCTGCAATGGATCGACGAAGCCGGCCTCGTCGTGCTCGGCCGCGACGACATCCGCCCCGCACACCCGAAGGCGATGGATGCCGACGATCCGCTGCATGCGGCACGCCAGGCCGAGGTCACGTCGCTCTGGCGGCTCGGCGCGCGAGCCTGA
- the grxD gene encoding Grx4 family monothiol glutaredoxin produces the protein MDTQQRIKQIVDENQVVLFMKGNAQFPMCGFSGRAIQVLKACGVDQFKTVNVLEDDEIRQGIKEFSNWPTIPQLYVKGEFIGGSDIMMEMYQSGELQQLFAAA, from the coding sequence ATGGACACCCAACAACGTATCAAGCAAATCGTCGACGAAAACCAGGTCGTGCTCTTCATGAAGGGCAACGCGCAATTCCCGATGTGCGGCTTTTCGGGCCGCGCCATCCAGGTGCTGAAGGCCTGCGGCGTCGACCAGTTCAAGACCGTCAACGTCCTCGAAGACGACGAGATCCGCCAGGGCATCAAGGAATTCTCGAACTGGCCGACCATCCCGCAGCTCTACGTGAAGGGCGAATTCATCGGCGGCTCGGACATCATGATGGAGATGTACCAGTCGGGTGAGCTGCAGCAACTGTTCGCCGCCGCGTAA
- a CDS encoding DUF1415 domain-containing protein: MTDTRPESHDDILAATRHWLARAVIGLNLCPFAKSVYVKEQVRYAISEATTLEDALAELETELRALDAADPRQVDTTLVIFPHAFADFIDYNDALFFADRLVRQLRLDGVLQIASFHPDYRFEGSEPDDIENYTNRAPYPILHLLREDSIARAVDAFPDAAAIYEKNQETLRRLGHDGWREWMRRPGDEV, translated from the coding sequence ATGACCGACACCCGCCCCGAATCGCACGACGACATCCTCGCCGCCACGCGGCACTGGCTCGCGCGCGCGGTGATCGGGCTCAATCTGTGCCCGTTCGCGAAAAGCGTCTATGTGAAGGAACAGGTGCGCTACGCGATCAGCGAAGCGACCACGCTGGAGGATGCGCTCGCCGAACTCGAAACCGAGCTGCGTGCGCTCGACGCGGCAGACCCGCGGCAGGTCGACACGACGCTCGTGATCTTCCCGCATGCGTTCGCCGATTTCATCGACTACAACGATGCGCTGTTCTTTGCCGACCGGCTGGTGCGGCAACTGCGGCTCGACGGCGTGCTGCAGATCGCGAGCTTCCATCCGGACTATCGGTTCGAGGGCAGCGAGCCCGACGACATCGAGAACTACACGAACCGCGCGCCGTATCCGATCCTGCACCTGCTGCGCGAGGACAGCATCGCACGCGCGGTCGACGCGTTCCCGGACGCGGCCGCGATCTACGAAAAGAATCAGGAAACGCTGCGGCGCCTCGGCCATGACGGCTGGCGCGAATGGATGCGCCGGCCGGGCGACGAGGTCTGA
- a CDS encoding LEA type 2 family protein, with the protein MSRTLFRIAPLRAVLLLFVAALLLGGCAGLTRDPVRVTVAGLDPLVGQGLEMRFSLKLRVQNPNDAPIDYDGISVALDLNGTPFASGVSDRSGTVPRFGEAVLDVPVSVSAFAAARQAWNLPGAAASGELPYALRGRLAGGVLGTVHFNDAGTLRLPAMPGWGG; encoded by the coding sequence ATGTCACGCACCCTGTTCCGTATCGCGCCGCTGCGCGCCGTGCTGCTGCTGTTCGTTGCCGCGCTCCTGCTCGGCGGCTGCGCGGGGCTCACGCGCGACCCGGTGCGCGTGACGGTCGCCGGGCTCGACCCGCTCGTCGGGCAGGGCCTCGAGATGCGTTTCAGCCTGAAGCTGCGCGTGCAGAACCCGAACGACGCGCCGATCGACTACGACGGCATCTCGGTGGCGCTCGACCTGAACGGCACGCCGTTCGCGAGCGGCGTCAGCGATCGCTCGGGCACCGTGCCGCGTTTCGGCGAGGCCGTGCTCGACGTGCCGGTTTCTGTGTCGGCGTTCGCCGCCGCGCGACAGGCGTGGAACCTGCCCGGCGCCGCCGCGAGCGGCGAGCTGCCGTATGCGCTGCGCGGCCGGCTCGCGGGCGGCGTGCTCGGCACCGTGCACTTCAACGATGCCGGCACGCTGCGCCTGCCCGCGATGCCGGGGTGGGGCGGCTGA
- a CDS encoding UbiX family flavin prenyltransferase yields MASPNAPPRRLIVAITGATGAIYGIRLLDLLSAAGGVETHLLVSNAGWLNIQHELKLSKADVESRADVVHSVRDVGATIASGSFATDGMVIAPCSMKTLASVAHGLSDNLITRAADVTLKERRRLVLMVRETPFNLAHLRNMTAVTEMGGIVFPPLPAFYAMPKTIEELVDQTVTRVLDLFALSAPQTTPWAGIRHAQ; encoded by the coding sequence ATGGCATCTCCCAACGCGCCGCCACGCCGGCTGATCGTTGCGATAACCGGCGCGACCGGCGCGATCTACGGCATACGGCTGCTCGACCTGCTGAGTGCCGCCGGCGGCGTCGAAACGCATCTGCTGGTTTCGAACGCCGGCTGGCTCAACATCCAGCACGAACTGAAGCTGTCGAAGGCCGATGTCGAAAGCCGTGCGGATGTCGTGCATTCGGTGCGCGACGTCGGCGCGACGATCGCATCGGGGTCGTTCGCGACCGACGGGATGGTGATCGCGCCCTGCTCGATGAAGACGCTCGCGAGCGTCGCGCACGGGCTGTCCGACAACCTGATCACGCGCGCAGCCGACGTCACGTTGAAGGAGCGCCGCCGCCTCGTGCTGATGGTGCGCGAAACGCCGTTCAACCTCGCGCATCTGCGCAACATGACCGCCGTCACCGAAATGGGCGGCATCGTCTTCCCGCCGCTGCCCGCGTTCTACGCGATGCCGAAGACGATCGAGGAACTCGTCGACCAGACCGTCACGCGCGTGCTCGACCTGTTCGCGCTCAGCGCACCGCAGACGACGCCGTGGGCCGGCATCCGGCACGCGCAGTAA
- a CDS encoding MFS transporter, which yields MNWAVTRIGGRFHYGWLAAAVVFLILLAAAGTRATPSVLMVPLERELGWSRAAISLAISVNIALYGLTGPFAAAAMQRFGLRPTILTALVTMSAGVALSSMMTQSWQMVVIWGLMVGCSTGVVALTLSATFVTRWFHARRGLVMGILTASTATGQLVFLPMLAAIAQRHGWRPVVLVVAIAAAIVIPLVAFLLPERPADVQLRPYGEPADAPPAPEGTKENPLAVAFRTLLTASRSRDFWLLFFSFFICGASTNGYVGTHLIAMCSDYGMTEVQGASLLAAMGVFDLFGTTLSGWLSDRYDNRVLLFWYYGLRGLSLIYLPHAFGIDFFGLPLFAMFYGLDWIATVPPTVRLATDVFGKAAAPVVFGWIVAGHQLGAAFAALGAGLLRASLGTYTIASMISGGLCIIGALIVLRINRGPSRAAAQAA from the coding sequence ATGAATTGGGCGGTGACACGAATCGGCGGGCGCTTCCACTACGGATGGCTCGCGGCGGCGGTGGTATTCCTGATCCTGCTGGCGGCGGCCGGCACGCGCGCGACGCCGAGCGTGCTGATGGTGCCGCTCGAACGCGAGCTCGGCTGGAGCCGCGCGGCGATTTCGCTGGCGATCTCGGTGAATATCGCGCTGTACGGACTGACGGGCCCGTTCGCCGCTGCCGCGATGCAGCGCTTCGGGCTGCGTCCGACCATTCTCACCGCGCTCGTGACGATGAGCGCGGGCGTCGCGCTGTCGTCGATGATGACGCAGAGCTGGCAGATGGTGGTGATCTGGGGCCTGATGGTCGGCTGCTCGACGGGCGTGGTCGCGCTGACGCTGTCCGCGACCTTCGTCACGCGCTGGTTCCATGCGCGCCGCGGCCTCGTGATGGGGATCCTGACCGCGAGCACGGCCACCGGCCAGCTCGTGTTCCTGCCGATGCTCGCGGCGATCGCGCAGCGCCATGGCTGGCGCCCGGTCGTGCTGGTCGTCGCGATCGCGGCCGCGATCGTGATTCCGCTGGTGGCGTTCCTGTTGCCCGAACGGCCGGCCGACGTGCAGCTGCGCCCGTACGGCGAGCCGGCCGATGCGCCGCCCGCGCCCGAGGGGACGAAGGAGAACCCGCTCGCGGTCGCGTTCCGGACGTTGCTGACGGCGAGCCGGTCGCGCGATTTCTGGCTGCTGTTCTTCAGCTTCTTCATCTGCGGTGCGAGCACCAACGGCTACGTCGGCACGCACCTGATCGCGATGTGCAGCGACTACGGGATGACGGAAGTGCAGGGCGCGTCGCTGCTTGCGGCGATGGGCGTGTTCGACCTGTTCGGCACGACGCTGTCGGGCTGGCTGTCCGACCGATACGACAACCGCGTGCTGCTGTTCTGGTATTACGGGCTGCGCGGGCTGTCGCTGATCTACCTGCCGCACGCGTTCGGGATCGATTTCTTCGGGCTGCCGCTGTTTGCGATGTTCTACGGGCTCGACTGGATCGCGACCGTGCCGCCGACCGTGCGCCTCGCGACCGACGTGTTCGGCAAGGCCGCGGCGCCGGTCGTGTTCGGCTGGATCGTCGCCGGCCACCAGCTCGGCGCGGCGTTCGCGGCGCTCGGCGCGGGGCTGCTGCGCGCGAGCCTTGGCACCTACACGATCGCGTCGATGATCTCGGGCGGGCTGTGCATCATCGGCGCGCTGATCGTGCTGCGGATCAACCGCGGCCCGTCGCGCGCAGCCGCGCAGGCGGCCTGA
- a CDS encoding DODA-type extradiol aromatic ring-opening family dioxygenase yields the protein MNRLPSLYLSHGAPTLPIDPALPSGAFTHLAAELPRPRAVLMLSAHWGTQRPVASIAAHPETIHDFYGFPQALYDIRYPAPGAPDVAERAAGLLNAAGIETATTEHGLDHGAWVPMLLMFPEADVPVAQLSIQPRADAAHHFALGRALRPLRDEGVMVIGSGQITHNLRAADFGAAPEDADPRVTEFTDWFEAKLAARDVDALLDYRRQAPHAALMHPTDEHLLPVFTALGAADDDYQLGIQSLGTYQRVLAMTNYVFAGTAA from the coding sequence ATGAACCGCTTGCCTTCGCTCTACCTGTCCCACGGCGCCCCGACGCTGCCGATCGACCCGGCCCTGCCGTCTGGCGCATTCACGCACCTCGCCGCCGAATTGCCGCGCCCGCGCGCGGTGCTGATGCTGTCCGCGCACTGGGGCACGCAGCGCCCCGTCGCCAGCATCGCCGCGCATCCGGAAACGATCCACGATTTCTACGGCTTTCCGCAGGCGCTGTACGACATCCGCTACCCGGCGCCCGGTGCACCCGACGTCGCCGAACGTGCGGCCGGGCTGCTGAATGCGGCCGGCATCGAGACCGCGACGACCGAGCACGGCCTCGACCACGGCGCGTGGGTGCCGATGCTGCTGATGTTCCCGGAAGCCGACGTGCCGGTGGCGCAGCTGTCGATCCAGCCGCGCGCGGATGCCGCCCACCACTTCGCGCTCGGCCGCGCGCTGCGACCGCTGCGCGACGAAGGCGTGATGGTGATCGGCTCCGGCCAGATCACGCACAACCTGCGCGCCGCCGATTTCGGTGCGGCGCCCGAGGATGCGGACCCGCGCGTCACGGAATTCACCGACTGGTTCGAGGCGAAGCTGGCCGCGCGCGACGTCGACGCGCTGCTCGACTACCGCCGGCAGGCGCCGCACGCAGCGCTGATGCATCCGACCGACGAGCACCTGCTGCCGGTGTTCACGGCGCTCGGCGCGGCGGACGACGACTACCAGCTCGGCATCCAGTCGCTCGGCACATACCAGCGCGTGCTCGCGATGACGAACTACGTGTTCGCCGGCACGGCCGCCTGA
- a CDS encoding Hsp70 family protein, protein MTYCAIDFGTSNSAVALPDGDGMRLAPVEGDHLTLPTAIFFNNDEETVEYGRAALASYIDGFDGRLMRSMKSILGSPLAETTTDLGDGSAIAYTEIIARFLTHLKRKAEARAGAPIGRAVLGRPVFFVDDDPRADRLAQDQLEAAARSVGFTDVQFQYEPIAAAFDYESRQQAERLVLVADIGGGTSDFSLVRVGPERMARLERKDDVLAHHGVHVAGTDYDRRVELAAILPAFGYRSLDPEGRELPNKIYFDLATWHLINTVYTPKRLGELKLMKHLYRDVRQYDRLTSVVEQRLGHALMARAEEAKIGVAAGGETMIDLNDVEEDLQIAFDADRLVDASRDDTARIVDAARETVRLAGVAPRDVGALYFTGGSTGLAFLSGALAGAFPDAQPVFGDRLASVATGLGIHAQRLFG, encoded by the coding sequence ATGACTTACTGCGCGATCGATTTCGGCACGTCCAATTCCGCCGTGGCGCTGCCCGACGGCGACGGCATGCGCCTCGCGCCCGTCGAGGGCGACCACCTGACGCTGCCCACCGCGATCTTCTTCAACAACGACGAAGAGACGGTCGAATACGGCCGTGCGGCGCTGGCTTCGTACATCGACGGTTTCGACGGCCGGCTGATGCGGTCGATGAAGAGTATCCTCGGCTCGCCGCTCGCGGAAACGACGACCGATCTCGGCGACGGCAGCGCGATCGCGTACACCGAAATCATCGCGCGCTTCCTGACGCACCTGAAGCGCAAGGCCGAAGCCCGCGCGGGCGCGCCGATCGGCCGTGCGGTACTCGGCCGGCCGGTGTTCTTCGTCGACGACGATCCGCGTGCCGACCGCCTCGCCCAGGACCAGCTCGAGGCCGCCGCGCGATCGGTCGGCTTCACGGACGTCCAGTTCCAGTACGAACCGATCGCGGCCGCGTTCGACTACGAGTCGCGCCAGCAGGCGGAGCGGCTCGTGCTCGTGGCCGACATCGGCGGCGGCACGTCCGACTTCTCGCTGGTGCGTGTCGGGCCCGAGCGGATGGCGCGGCTCGAGCGCAAGGACGACGTGCTGGCCCACCACGGCGTGCACGTCGCGGGCACCGATTACGACCGGCGTGTCGAGCTGGCGGCGATCCTGCCCGCATTCGGCTACCGTTCGCTCGACCCGGAAGGGCGCGAGCTGCCGAACAAGATCTACTTCGATCTCGCCACCTGGCACCTGATCAACACGGTCTACACGCCGAAGCGGCTCGGCGAGCTGAAACTGATGAAACACCTGTACCGGGACGTGCGCCAGTACGACCGGCTCACGAGCGTGGTCGAGCAGCGGCTCGGCCATGCGCTGATGGCGCGCGCGGAAGAAGCGAAGATCGGCGTCGCGGCGGGCGGAGAGACGATGATCGACCTGAACGACGTGGAAGAGGATCTGCAGATCGCATTCGATGCCGACCGGCTCGTCGACGCGAGCCGCGACGACACCGCGCGCATCGTCGACGCCGCGCGCGAGACGGTGCGGCTCGCGGGCGTGGCGCCGCGCGATGTCGGCGCGCTGTACTTCACCGGCGGCTCAACGGGGCTCGCGTTCCTGTCGGGCGCGCTGGCGGGTGCATTCCCGGATGCGCAGCCGGTGTTCGGCGACCGCCTCGCGAGCGTCGCGACGGGTCTCGGCATTCACGCGCAGCGATTGTTCGGTTGA
- a CDS encoding APC family permease translates to MKSSIQRNIGPFALMLTGLGSIIGSGWLFGAWKAAKIAGPAAICAWIIGAVVILAIALTYAELGAMFPESGGMVRYARYSHGSLVGFISAWANWIAIVSVIPIEAEASIQYMSTWPYPWAHALFVNGELQTLGLLLSAVLVVIYFMLNYWGVKAFARANTAITIFKFLIPGLTILGLMLTSFHAENLGTASNASFAPYGWSAVLTAVATSGIVFAFNGFQSPVNLAGEARNPSRSVPFAVITSILLALVIYVLLQMAYIGSVNPADVAKGWAHFNFSSPFAELAIALNLNWLAILLYVDAFISPSGTGTTYMATTTRMIYAMERNNTMPKMFGNVHPIYGVPRQAMWFNLLVSFIFLFFFRGWSSLAAVISVATVISYLTGPISLMALRRSATDIERPLSIPLMKLIAPFAFVCASLILYWAKWPLTGEIILLMIVALPVYFYFQAKSGWTGWGADLKAAWWLVAYLPTMAVLSLIGSKEFGGHGYLPYGWDMLIVAAISLVFYFWGVNTGYRTQYLDERESHDEILEGVGA, encoded by the coding sequence GTGAAGAGTTCTATTCAACGGAACATCGGCCCGTTTGCATTGATGCTGACGGGGCTGGGTTCGATTATCGGCTCGGGCTGGCTGTTCGGCGCCTGGAAGGCCGCGAAGATTGCCGGTCCGGCGGCGATCTGCGCCTGGATCATCGGCGCTGTCGTGATTCTCGCAATTGCACTGACTTACGCGGAATTGGGCGCGATGTTCCCCGAGTCGGGCGGCATGGTGCGCTATGCGCGCTACTCGCACGGTTCGCTGGTGGGCTTCATCAGTGCGTGGGCGAACTGGATCGCGATCGTATCCGTGATCCCGATCGAGGCTGAAGCGTCGATCCAGTACATGAGCACGTGGCCGTATCCGTGGGCGCATGCGTTGTTCGTGAACGGCGAATTACAGACACTCGGCCTGCTGCTGTCGGCCGTGCTGGTCGTCATCTACTTCATGCTGAACTACTGGGGCGTCAAGGCCTTCGCGCGGGCGAACACGGCGATCACGATCTTCAAGTTCCTGATCCCCGGCCTCACGATCCTCGGCCTGATGCTGACGAGCTTCCATGCGGAGAACCTCGGCACCGCATCCAATGCAAGCTTCGCACCGTACGGATGGTCGGCCGTGCTGACCGCAGTCGCGACGAGTGGCATCGTGTTCGCGTTCAACGGCTTCCAGAGCCCGGTGAACCTGGCCGGCGAAGCGCGCAACCCGTCGCGCAGCGTGCCGTTCGCGGTGATCACGTCGATCCTGCTCGCACTCGTGATCTACGTGCTGCTGCAGATGGCCTACATCGGTTCGGTGAATCCGGCCGACGTCGCGAAGGGCTGGGCGCACTTCAACTTCTCGTCGCCGTTCGCGGAACTCGCGATCGCGCTGAACCTGAACTGGCTGGCGATCCTGCTGTACGTCGACGCGTTCATCAGCCCGAGCGGCACCGGGACGACCTACATGGCGACGACCACCCGCATGATCTACGCGATGGAGCGCAACAACACGATGCCGAAGATGTTCGGCAACGTGCACCCGATCTACGGCGTCCCGCGCCAGGCGATGTGGTTCAACCTGCTCGTGTCGTTCATCTTCCTGTTCTTCTTCCGCGGCTGGAGCTCGCTCGCGGCGGTGATCTCGGTCGCGACGGTGATCTCGTACCTGACCGGCCCGATCAGCCTGATGGCGCTGCGCCGCTCCGCGACCGACATCGAGCGTCCGTTGTCGATTCCGCTGATGAAGCTGATCGCCCCGTTCGCATTCGTGTGCGCATCGCTGATCCTGTACTGGGCGAAGTGGCCGCTGACGGGCGAAATCATCCTGCTGATGATCGTCGCGCTTCCGGTGTACTTCTACTTCCAGGCGAAATCGGGCTGGACCGGCTGGGGCGCCGACCTGAAGGCCGCATGGTGGCTGGTCGCGTACCTGCCGACGATGGCCGTGCTGTCGCTGATCGGCAGCAAGGAATTTGGCGGTCACGGCTACCTGCCGTACGGCTGGGACATGCTGATCGTCGCGGCGATCTCGCTGGTTTTCTACTTCTGGGGTGTGAATACGGGCTACCGGACCCAGTATCTCGACGAGCGCGAGTCGCACGACGAGATCCTCGAAGGGGTCGGTGCCTGA
- a CDS encoding nitroreductase family protein, with protein MSVKPAPTTVSIHDLIAGRWSPRAYSDEAVSAGDLHAVLEAARWAPSAYNAQPWRFIVFDRTQDEDAFKRAFATLVPFNQGWNAPAPVLIAVTAHTLTPKGEPAPTALYDAGAAAMSLVLQAHALGLAAHQMSGFDAKAFRDAFEIPADVAIPAIISLGHYGNVDKLDPVLRDREKAPRTRHAIGEVVYAGAWKKGFDAAA; from the coding sequence ATGTCCGTCAAACCTGCTCCCACCACTGTTTCGATTCACGATCTGATCGCGGGCCGCTGGAGCCCGCGCGCGTATTCGGATGAAGCCGTCAGCGCCGGCGATCTGCACGCGGTGCTCGAAGCCGCCCGCTGGGCGCCGTCCGCCTACAACGCGCAGCCGTGGCGCTTCATCGTATTCGACCGCACTCAGGACGAAGACGCATTCAAACGCGCGTTCGCGACGCTGGTGCCGTTCAACCAGGGCTGGAACGCACCGGCGCCCGTGCTGATCGCGGTGACCGCGCACACGCTCACGCCGAAGGGTGAGCCGGCTCCGACCGCGCTGTACGACGCGGGCGCCGCCGCGATGTCGCTGGTGCTGCAGGCACACGCACTGGGCCTGGCCGCCCACCAGATGAGCGGCTTCGACGCGAAGGCGTTCCGCGACGCGTTCGAGATTCCGGCCGACGTCGCGATTCCGGCGATCATCTCGCTCGGTCACTACGGCAACGTCGACAAGCTCGATCCGGTGCTGCGCGATCGCGAGAAGGCACCGCGCACGCGCCATGCGATCGGTGAGGTCGTCTATGCGGGCGCGTGGAAGAAGGGTTTCGACGCGGCAGCCTGA
- a CDS encoding TetR/AcrR family transcriptional regulator, translating into MSGIEIAKPLPRRTRRPIDGATAQEHLLRAAEELFYKEGVRTVGVEAVVERAGVNKMSLYRQFSSKDELILAYLERMDACFFDRFNTSVAKHPGQPKAQLIQYFVDLAERATQKDYRGCPFVNVAAEFPDASHPARERVAQNKEQLMKRLVALCDDAGARQPQALADSLALVIEGIYAASQTYRHGETPIGVAPALVTQLIEAACA; encoded by the coding sequence ATGTCGGGCATCGAGATCGCCAAACCGCTGCCGCGCCGCACGCGCCGGCCGATCGACGGCGCTACCGCGCAGGAGCACCTGCTGCGCGCCGCCGAGGAGCTGTTTTACAAGGAAGGCGTTCGGACGGTGGGCGTCGAGGCGGTCGTGGAGCGTGCGGGCGTCAACAAGATGAGCCTGTATCGGCAGTTCTCGTCGAAGGACGAGCTGATCCTCGCGTACCTGGAGCGGATGGATGCGTGTTTCTTCGACCGCTTCAACACGAGCGTCGCGAAGCACCCGGGCCAGCCGAAAGCGCAACTGATCCAGTATTTCGTCGATCTCGCCGAGCGCGCGACGCAGAAGGATTACCGTGGCTGCCCGTTCGTCAACGTCGCGGCCGAATTCCCGGATGCGTCGCACCCGGCGCGCGAGCGCGTCGCGCAGAACAAGGAACAGCTGATGAAGCGGCTCGTCGCATTGTGCGATGACGCCGGCGCGCGGCAGCCGCAGGCGCTTGCCGACTCGCTCGCGCTGGTGATCGAGGGCATCTACGCGGCAAGCCAGACCTATCGGCACGGCGAAACACCGATCGGCGTCGCGCCCGCGCTCGTCACGCAGTTGATCGAAGCCGCCTGCGCGTGA
- a CDS encoding class I SAM-dependent methyltransferase: MSNKTHEIRPEQSVELLKELHILTRDGKLNQDSRRKLKQVYHLFQFIEPLLAGVQAERGSVTLVDHGAGKSYLGFILYDLFFKQQPGHGTPAFASHVYGIETREELVTRSAELAARLGFGGMSFLNLSVADSITSPKLPETVDVVTALHACDTATDDAIRFALAKRAQHIVLVPCCQAEVAGVLRKNKGKSLANALTEVWRHPLHTREFGSQITNVLRCLQLEAHGYQVSVTELVGWEHSMKNELIIAQYKNLPRRRPGERLNEILGMFGLAELNARFFVPEAAAAGGEAVEPAAS; encoded by the coding sequence ATGTCGAACAAGACCCACGAAATCCGCCCGGAGCAGTCCGTCGAGCTGCTGAAGGAACTGCACATCCTCACCCGCGACGGGAAGCTGAACCAGGACAGCCGCCGCAAGCTGAAGCAGGTCTATCACCTGTTCCAGTTCATCGAGCCGCTGCTCGCCGGCGTGCAGGCCGAGCGTGGCAGCGTGACGCTCGTCGATCACGGCGCCGGCAAGTCGTATCTCGGCTTCATCCTGTACGACCTGTTCTTCAAGCAGCAGCCGGGGCACGGCACGCCGGCGTTCGCGTCGCACGTGTACGGGATCGAGACCCGCGAGGAGCTCGTCACGCGCTCGGCCGAGCTTGCCGCGCGGCTCGGGTTCGGCGGCATGTCGTTCCTGAACCTGTCGGTTGCCGATTCGATCACGTCGCCGAAACTGCCTGAAACGGTCGACGTCGTCACCGCGCTGCACGCATGCGACACGGCGACCGACGACGCGATCCGCTTCGCGCTCGCGAAGCGCGCGCAGCACATCGTGCTGGTGCCGTGCTGCCAGGCGGAAGTCGCGGGCGTGCTGCGCAAGAACAAGGGCAAGTCGCTCGCGAACGCGCTGACGGAAGTGTGGCGGCATCCGCTGCATACGCGCGAATTCGGCAGCCAGATCACCAACGTGCTGCGCTGCCTGCAGCTCGAAGCGCACGGCTACCAGGTCAGCGTGACCGAGCTGGTCGGCTGGGAGCATTCGATGAAGAACGAGCTGATCATCGCGCAATACAAGAACCTGCCGCGCCGGCGGCCCGGCGAGCGGTTGAACGAGATCCTCGGGATGTTCGGGCTGGCCGAGCTGAACGCGCGCTTCTTCGTGCCGGAGGCCGCGGCGGCGGGCGGCGAGGCCGTCGAGCCGGCCGCCAGCTGA
- a CDS encoding cold-shock protein: MATGTVKWFNDAKGFGFITPEGGGDDLFAHFSEIRVEGFKTLQENQKVEFEVKTGPKGLQAANIRPV; this comes from the coding sequence ATGGCAACCGGTACCGTCAAGTGGTTCAATGACGCAAAGGGCTTCGGCTTCATCACCCCGGAAGGCGGCGGCGACGATCTGTTCGCGCACTTCTCGGAAATCCGCGTCGAAGGCTTCAAGACGCTGCAAGAAAACCAGAAGGTTGAATTCGAAGTGAAGACGGGCCCGAAGGGTCTGCAAGCTGCGAACATCCGTCCGGTCTAA